A single window of Gossypium arboreum isolate Shixiya-1 chromosome 13, ASM2569848v2, whole genome shotgun sequence DNA harbors:
- the LOC108479323 gene encoding tetraspanin-8-like — MPQTSNNIVGFVNLLSFLISIPMVIAGVSMSQGSAEECYQVMAKPMIIIGGFFMFFSLVGIIGACCNVTFLLIVYLVLMMFAIIVGIIFSMIMMIATSKEAEEVKTREGYKEYRLPDDPSWLAMAILKENSWESIKSCLTVPEHNVCTDLKERQINSTATELDQNELTPIQSGCCKPPSECGFVYGGMTTWTKNNGGSSKNNDCNLWNNDDKTLCFECQSCKAGFIYGVKDARRKSSVVNIVFCIFIIIFYFISICALGNSAKHG, encoded by the exons ATGCCGCAGACAAGCAACAACATCGTCGGATTCGTCAACCTCCTTTCATTCCTTATCTCGATCCCGATGGTCATCGCCGGCGTGTCAATGAGCCAAGGGAGTGCAGAGGAATGTTATCAAGTGATGGCTAAGCCAATGATCATAATCGGAGGTTTCTTCATGTTTTTTTCTCTGGTGGGTATAATCGGCGCGTGTTGCAACGTGACGTTCTTGCTTATTGTTTACCTTGTCCTCATGATGTTCGCTATCATCGTCGGCATCATCTTCTCTATGATTATGATGATAGCGACGAGTAAAGAGGCAGAGGAAGTGAAAACCAGAGAGGGTTATAAGGAATATCGACTTCCCGATGACCCTAGTTGGTTGGCTATggcaattttaaaagaaaatagctGGGAAAGTATTAAGAGTTGTTTAACTGTGCCTGAACATAATGTTTGCACTGATTTAAAAGAAAGACAAATTAATAGTACTGCCACGGAATTAGACCAGAATGAGTTAACTCCTATTCAG TCAGGTTGTTGTAAGCCACCGAGCGAATGTGGGTTCGTCTATGGAGGAATGACGACGTGGACCAAAAACAACGGTGGATCATCGAAGAACAATGATTGTAATCTATGGAATAACGACGACAAGACACTGTGCTTCGAATGCCAGTCATGCAAGGCCGGCTTCATATACGGCGTCAAAGATGCTCGGAGGAAATCGTCGGTCGTTAACATCGTGTTCTGCATCTTCATCatcattttctattttattagTATTTGTGCTTTAGGGAATTCTGCCAAACATGGTTGA